The Acidobacteriota bacterium genome includes a region encoding these proteins:
- a CDS encoding MBL fold metallo-hydrolase: MSIGIEFWGVRGTFPSPGQDKIRYGGHTLCASRRLSSEAVAIIDAGTGIRPLGDRLMRETSGKDLRVFLFLTHFHLDHIIGFPFFAPLYSSRTELTVLAATDPEETREILAGLMKGRAFPLDLDETPCRKTFRKFEEGLEIADVRFSSCPLRHPQGSTAFRLDAGGASVVMAMDTEHPDTGVDEVLAILARGADHLVYDATYTPEEYNKGKKGWGHSTWLEGTRLARAAGVGHLVLSHWNPDHSDEQVEALLESARREFPRTLAAAEGMRL, from the coding sequence ATGTCCATAGGGATCGAATTCTGGGGAGTCCGGGGGACGTTCCCGTCGCCGGGACAAGACAAGATCCGCTACGGCGGACACACGCTCTGCGCGTCCCGGCGCCTGTCTTCGGAGGCCGTTGCGATCATCGACGCCGGAACCGGAATCCGGCCCCTCGGGGATCGATTGATGAGGGAAACCTCCGGGAAGGATCTCCGGGTTTTTCTGTTCTTGACCCATTTCCATCTCGATCACATCATCGGGTTCCCTTTCTTCGCTCCGCTCTATTCCTCCCGGACCGAACTCACGGTCCTGGCGGCAACCGATCCTGAGGAAACGCGGGAGATCCTGGCCGGTCTGATGAAAGGGCGGGCATTCCCCCTGGATCTCGATGAGACACCCTGCCGCAAGACATTCCGGAAGTTCGAAGAGGGCCTCGAGATCGCCGATGTCCGATTCTCGTCCTGCCCCCTGCGCCATCCTCAGGGAAGCACGGCGTTCCGCCTCGATGCGGGCGGCGCGAGTGTGGTTATGGCGATGGACACCGAACACCCGGACACGGGCGTGGACGAAGTTCTGGCGATCTTGGCCCGAGGTGCCGATCACCTTGTCTATGATGCGACGTATACCCCTGAAGAATACAACAAGGGAAAAAAAGGGTGGGGACATTCCACCTGGCTTGAAGGAACGCGGCTGGCCCGGGCGGCCGGCGTCGGGCATCTGGTGCTGTCCCACTGGAATCCGGATCATTCCGACGAGCAAGTGGAGGCTCTTCTCGAATCCGCGCGGCGGGAGTTCCCCCGGACATTGGCTGCCGCGGAAGGCATGAGGCTGTAG
- a CDS encoding adenylate/guanylate cyclase domain-containing protein: MNRKILRGAAVGTAAGIVIAVLAALHVFDHLEWKSWDLRLRLLSDADRASKDIVGIEIDQYSLDLYAGEQGLPWPWPRQMYAALVDFLRTGGAAAVFFDLIFSEGSGYGDEDDASLAAAMAESENVFLPLFMSGGEPAPYLSEREGELRALDLGSRIPRRALVPEATAVVLPIEPLARAAAGLGNVQFRPDGDAIYRRIPLAGRFGDIVLPSLPLRLADFLMGGVDLSRIPLDRSGCLILKYHGPSGTYRKYSAAAVINSQALMEEGKPPQIDPREFAGKTVVVGTTAAGLFDFRPGPFGAVTHGMDILATAADNLVRGDFVRFPPAWVSFMTIIAFALVAGIGTSLIVKIVWAGLFFPVALALPGLAAAAAFRSGWWMEAAAPSAAVIIAFLSAALLNYGIEGRQRRFIKSAFRYYLSPDVIDRVIRDPSLLALGGERREITAFFSDVAGFTSIAEKLSPDELVALLNAYLSEMTDIILAEGGTLDKYEGDAIIAFWNAPLDQPDHALRACRAAGECQRRLAEIRPEFKARFGCDVAMRIGLNSGPAVVGNMGSRNRFDYTAMGDTMNLASRLEGVCKHYGVPILAGEETVRPAGAGYLFREIDQIRVIGKSVPVRIFEPLGEPGRLSPDTAARSAAYAAALADYRARRFESALEGFLGLEGDPAAAVFAARCRALLNDPPSGDWDGVFVLKEK; the protein is encoded by the coding sequence ATGAATCGAAAAATCCTGCGGGGCGCCGCCGTCGGTACGGCCGCCGGAATCGTGATCGCCGTTCTGGCCGCTCTCCATGTTTTCGACCATCTCGAGTGGAAATCCTGGGACCTGAGACTCAGGCTCCTGTCGGATGCCGACCGGGCCTCGAAGGATATCGTCGGCATCGAAATCGATCAGTATAGCCTGGATCTTTATGCCGGAGAGCAGGGACTTCCCTGGCCGTGGCCGCGCCAGATGTACGCCGCTCTGGTGGATTTTCTGAGGACCGGCGGCGCCGCGGCCGTCTTTTTCGACCTGATTTTTTCCGAAGGGTCCGGATACGGTGACGAGGATGACGCATCGCTGGCGGCGGCGATGGCCGAGTCGGAGAATGTGTTTCTCCCTCTGTTCATGAGCGGGGGTGAGCCCGCTCCCTATCTCTCGGAAAGAGAGGGGGAACTTCGAGCCCTGGACCTCGGAAGCCGCATCCCGCGCCGAGCCCTCGTTCCGGAAGCGACCGCGGTTGTCCTGCCCATCGAACCCCTGGCCAGGGCCGCGGCCGGCCTGGGAAATGTCCAGTTTCGACCCGACGGCGACGCGATTTATCGAAGAATTCCCCTGGCCGGACGATTCGGGGATATCGTTCTGCCGTCGCTCCCGCTAAGGCTTGCCGATTTTCTGATGGGAGGCGTCGATCTCTCCCGCATCCCGTTGGACCGCTCCGGATGCCTCATCCTGAAATACCACGGGCCTTCGGGGACCTACCGGAAGTATTCCGCGGCTGCCGTCATCAATTCGCAAGCGCTCATGGAAGAGGGGAAACCTCCCCAGATCGATCCCCGGGAATTCGCCGGAAAAACCGTCGTCGTCGGGACGACGGCCGCCGGGCTCTTCGATTTCCGGCCCGGCCCCTTCGGCGCCGTCACGCACGGCATGGATATTCTGGCCACGGCCGCCGACAACCTCGTCCGGGGGGATTTCGTCCGGTTTCCTCCGGCCTGGGTTTCATTCATGACCATCATCGCATTCGCCCTCGTCGCCGGCATTGGAACGTCGCTCATTGTCAAGATCGTCTGGGCCGGGTTGTTTTTCCCCGTCGCCCTGGCTCTTCCCGGACTGGCGGCTGCGGCGGCCTTCCGTTCGGGCTGGTGGATGGAGGCGGCGGCGCCGTCCGCCGCCGTCATCATCGCTTTCCTGTCGGCCGCGCTCCTCAACTACGGCATCGAGGGACGGCAGAGGCGGTTCATTAAAAGCGCTTTCCGTTATTACCTCAGTCCCGATGTCATCGACAGGGTCATTCGCGACCCGTCTCTCCTCGCTCTCGGTGGAGAGAGACGGGAGATCACCGCCTTCTTTTCCGACGTGGCCGGGTTCACGTCGATCGCCGAAAAGCTGTCGCCGGACGAACTCGTCGCCCTGCTGAATGCCTATTTGTCGGAGATGACGGACATCATTCTGGCCGAGGGCGGCACTCTGGACAAGTACGAAGGCGACGCCATCATCGCCTTCTGGAACGCCCCTCTCGACCAGCCCGACCATGCTCTCCGGGCCTGCCGGGCCGCCGGGGAATGCCAGAGGCGCCTGGCGGAGATCCGTCCGGAATTCAAGGCGCGGTTCGGATGCGATGTCGCCATGCGTATTGGACTGAATTCCGGCCCCGCCGTCGTGGGCAACATGGGATCCCGGAACAGGTTCGACTATACGGCCATGGGCGACACCATGAACCTGGCTTCGCGGCTGGAGGGCGTCTGTAAACATTACGGTGTGCCCATCCTCGCCGGGGAAGAAACCGTCCGTCCGGCCGGCGCCGGCTATCTCTTCCGGGAAATCGATCAAATCCGGGTGATCGGGAAAAGCGTTCCCGTCCGGATCTTCGAGCCGCTGGGAGAACCGGGGCGGCTTTCACCGGACACGGCCGCGCGCTCGGCAGCTTATGCCGCCGCCCTGGCGGACTACCGGGCGCGCCGTTTCGAGTCCGCCCTGGAGGGCTTTCTGGGTTTGGAGGGCGATCCCGCGGCGGCGGTCTTCGCCGCGCGTTGCCGCGCGTTGCTGAATGATCCGCCGTCCGGAGATTGGGACGGGGTCTTCGTCCTGAAGGAGAAATGA
- a CDS encoding M48 family metalloprotease, which produces MRDLKLSVSAVVLGSLILSGCSVIDQGLDLAGDKSPISSADRQTVGKTTQALRSTFAEITDEEEYYIGRAVAALILARYPAYENRELTQYLNLLGTAIAWNSDRPETFAGYRFLVLDTDEVNALAAPGGFVFVSKGLLRLCRDEDMLAVLLAHEIGHVTARHGLQSIKKSRLVDAFKVIGSEVARRYGPQELAQLTDVFEDVLGDIVESLVERGYDRKYEYEADALAVRFASGTGYDPLALPDLLQAIEDRSADSEGRGWYRTHPTPKQRIDRAGKHIAPLPEPSPAGADVRSQRFALAMKNLK; this is translated from the coding sequence ATGAGAGACCTGAAGCTGTCGGTTTCGGCGGTCGTTCTCGGGTCTCTCATTTTGTCGGGGTGCTCCGTCATCGACCAGGGATTGGATCTTGCCGGAGACAAAAGCCCGATCTCGTCGGCCGACCGGCAAACCGTCGGCAAAACAACGCAAGCCCTGCGATCGACGTTCGCCGAAATCACGGACGAGGAGGAATACTATATCGGCCGGGCCGTGGCCGCCCTGATTCTGGCGCGTTACCCCGCCTATGAAAACCGCGAACTGACCCAGTATCTGAATCTCCTGGGAACGGCCATCGCCTGGAATTCGGACCGTCCGGAGACTTTCGCCGGCTACCGGTTCCTGGTTCTCGACACGGACGAGGTCAACGCCCTGGCGGCTCCGGGCGGATTCGTTTTTGTTTCCAAGGGTCTTTTGCGGCTTTGCCGCGACGAGGACATGCTGGCCGTCCTCCTGGCCCACGAAATCGGGCACGTCACCGCCCGCCACGGCCTGCAATCCATCAAAAAATCCAGGCTGGTCGATGCCTTCAAGGTCATCGGTTCCGAGGTCGCCCGGCGTTACGGACCGCAGGAATTGGCCCAACTGACCGATGTGTTCGAGGATGTTCTCGGCGATATCGTGGAGAGTCTCGTTGAGCGCGGTTATGACAGAAAGTATGAATATGAAGCCGACGCGCTGGCCGTCCGGTTCGCTTCCGGAACGGGTTACGATCCCCTGGCTCTCCCCGATCTTCTTCAGGCGATTGAAGACCGGTCCGCCGATTCCGAGGGGCGAGGCTGGTACCGGACTCACCCGACACCGAAACAACGCATCGATCGGGCCGGCAAACACATCGCCCCTCTTCCCGAGCCGTCACCGGCCGGGGCCGATGTTCGATCCCAACGTTTTGCCCTGGCCATGAAAAACCTGAAGTAG
- a CDS encoding SH3 domain-containing protein, which yields MKRSVRIAAFIAVLAAAAALLIAETLVIKVQTTSLRREPKFYAASVATLRQGETLERISAEGAWIQARNTAGVTGWVHESAVEARKFKLAAMDKGLKTQATAGEVALAGKGFNKQVEDSYKARNTGADYDAVERMLKIAVSPEAVLAFLKKGRLDVEGGSR from the coding sequence ATGAAACGGTCCGTCCGCATAGCGGCCTTTATCGCGGTTCTGGCCGCGGCCGCAGCCTTATTGATCGCGGAGACGCTCGTCATCAAAGTCCAGACAACGAGTCTCCGGCGCGAGCCCAAGTTCTATGCCGCGTCGGTTGCAACCCTCCGCCAGGGAGAGACGCTGGAGCGGATTTCCGCCGAGGGAGCCTGGATCCAGGCCAGGAACACCGCCGGAGTGACCGGCTGGGTGCATGAAAGCGCCGTCGAAGCCCGGAAATTCAAGCTTGCGGCCATGGATAAGGGCCTCAAAACCCAGGCCACGGCCGGAGAGGTCGCCCTGGCCGGAAAGGGCTTCAACAAGCAGGTCGAAGACAGTTACAAAGCCAGGAACACCGGCGCCGATTATGACGCCGTGGAACGAATGCTGAAAATCGCGGTGTCTCCGGAGGCCGTTCTGGCTTTCCTCAAAAAAGGCCGCCTCGACGTCGAGGGAGGATCCCGATGA
- a CDS encoding DUF6677 family protein: MKMKAMIPMAAGWFVPGLGHIVQKKTSRGLIFFGAVAAMTALGLAMGGRVYGLQTENPLTVLAFFADLGNGLFYFLARLFSIGGGTLEKTTFEFGTAYIAGAGLLNYLIAIDAYDIAAGKKT, translated from the coding sequence ATGAAAATGAAAGCCATGATTCCGATGGCCGCCGGCTGGTTCGTCCCGGGTCTGGGCCATATCGTCCAGAAAAAAACATCCCGTGGGCTGATCTTTTTCGGCGCCGTCGCCGCCATGACGGCCCTGGGGCTGGCGATGGGGGGACGGGTTTACGGCCTGCAGACTGAAAACCCCCTGACCGTTCTGGCCTTTTTCGCCGATCTGGGCAACGGGCTCTTTTATTTCCTCGCCCGTCTGTTTTCGATCGGCGGCGGCACCCTGGAAAAGACGACCTTCGAATTCGGCACGGCCTACATCGCCGGAGCGGGCCTCCTGAATTACCTCATCGCCATCGACGCCTACGACATCGCCGCCGGGAAAAAGACATGA
- the ftsE gene encoding cell division ATP-binding protein FtsE, with protein sequence MIELFHISKQYQKPNWALSDITLRIESGDFVFIAGPSGSGKTTLLKIIFRELLPTEGQIVVDGVNILKIPNNKIYLLRRKMGIVFQDFRLLFHRSVFENVSIPLQVAGTPRKEIRRMVFNTLRSVNLHQKMWEFPQHLSYGEQQRVAIARALVNNPRIILADEPTGNLDPGLAFEIVSLFRDINRKGTTVIIGSHDRELIRHFGSRILFLQKGKLLGQEASP encoded by the coding sequence ATGATCGAACTTTTTCATATCTCGAAACAGTATCAAAAGCCCAACTGGGCTCTTTCCGACATCACTCTGCGCATCGAGAGCGGGGACTTCGTCTTCATCGCCGGGCCCAGCGGCTCCGGAAAAACAACGCTTCTCAAGATCATTTTCCGCGAACTGCTGCCGACCGAAGGCCAGATCGTTGTCGACGGCGTGAACATCCTCAAAATCCCCAACAATAAAATCTATCTCCTGCGGCGGAAAATGGGCATTGTGTTCCAGGACTTCCGGCTTCTCTTCCACCGCAGCGTTTTCGAGAACGTGTCCATCCCTCTCCAGGTCGCCGGAACGCCCCGCAAGGAGATCCGCCGCATGGTTTTCAACACCCTGCGCAGCGTCAACCTCCATCAGAAAATGTGGGAATTCCCTCAGCATCTCTCCTATGGGGAACAGCAGCGGGTGGCCATCGCCCGGGCCCTGGTGAACAATCCCCGGATCATTCTGGCCGACGAACCGACGGGCAACCTGGATCCGGGTCTGGCCTTCGAAATCGTCAGCCTGTTCCGGGATATCAACCGAAAAGGAACGACCGTCATCATCGGCAGCCATGACCGCGAACTCATCCGCCACTTCGGCAGCCGCATCCTGTTTCTCCAGAAAGGAAAGCTTCTCGGCCAAGAGGCATCCCCATGA
- a CDS encoding permease-like cell division protein FtsX, producing MIRRIRYFIRATAGSLWQFRTRNFFSVAIICLSFLTLGVFLSVANNLRQAAQVLADNMTVTFFIGADAGKSDIDEIERRIRTFDMVDEVHFIPAALALERFRETFPELRDIVESLDVNPFPPSFDVRIRGERSQPWGFRGFVDEIRMHKDVEDVQFNQDIVDKMQSLGRVAQAIGFFLGGILVLASFFIISNVIKLNVFARRNEIEILRLVGATNTFIRIPFLLEGLVLGISGSLLALALLLLTIKLFPLYIGTSVGALQDILNLRFLMPSQAAGLVAAGAGIGLLGSSTSLSRFLKV from the coding sequence ATGATCCGCCGCATCCGCTATTTCATCCGGGCGACTGCCGGCAGCCTCTGGCAATTCCGAACCCGGAACTTTTTTTCGGTGGCCATCATCTGCCTGTCGTTCCTGACCCTGGGGGTGTTTCTGTCCGTGGCCAATAACCTCCGCCAGGCGGCCCAGGTTCTGGCGGACAACATGACCGTGACGTTTTTCATCGGCGCCGATGCCGGAAAATCAGACATCGACGAGATCGAACGCCGGATCCGGACCTTCGATATGGTCGATGAGGTTCACTTCATCCCGGCGGCCCTGGCCCTCGAGCGGTTCCGGGAAACCTTCCCCGAACTCCGGGACATCGTGGAAAGCCTCGATGTGAATCCCTTCCCGCCCTCGTTCGACGTCCGGATCCGGGGGGAGAGATCCCAACCCTGGGGTTTCCGGGGTTTTGTCGACGAAATCCGCATGCACAAGGACGTCGAGGACGTCCAATTCAATCAGGACATCGTGGACAAAATGCAGTCGCTCGGACGCGTGGCCCAGGCCATCGGATTTTTCCTCGGCGGGATTCTCGTCCTGGCGTCATTTTTCATCATCTCCAACGTCATCAAGCTCAATGTCTTCGCCCGGCGGAACGAAATCGAAATTCTGCGCCTTGTCGGAGCCACAAACACATTCATCCGGATTCCCTTTCTTCTGGAGGGTCTGGTTCTGGGCATCTCCGGCAGTCTCCTGGCCCTCGCCCTTTTGCTGTTGACGATCAAGCTCTTTCCCCTTTATATCGGGACGTCCGTGGGCGCCCTGCAGGACATTCTGAACCTGCGTTTTCTGATGCCCTCTCAGGCGGCGGGACTTGTTGCCGCCGGTGCGGGGATCGGGCTGTTGGGGAGCAGTACCTCCCTCTCACGCTTCCTCAAAGTCTAG
- a CDS encoding DUF4115 domain-containing protein has translation MTGVGGELRKERESRNILLQDISHSTKIVLRYLEALEDDRLDRIPGAFFVRGIIRTYAQAIGLDPQAVLEKYRESGLLKDIEDEEEAEKHRESSPVPGRQRLIVSIGAGLVLVAASLLLFFSLKSKKDAPADDPAIFAAPPAAAEPAPADYPAAGLIEEPDEESGLVFEASFRQETWIQVYADGLIEVNGIRLPGATSRVHAEKELLIHLGNAGGFDYTLNGRRGRSFGRSGAVVKNILITPENMSDFLADPEPEKNGKPSLRP, from the coding sequence ATGACCGGCGTCGGCGGCGAGCTTCGTAAAGAACGGGAATCCCGAAACATCCTGCTTCAGGACATCTCCCATTCGACCAAAATCGTCCTCCGTTATCTGGAGGCTCTTGAGGACGATCGTCTGGACAGAATTCCCGGTGCGTTTTTTGTCAGGGGCATCATCCGGACTTATGCCCAGGCGATCGGTCTGGACCCGCAGGCCGTTCTCGAAAAATACCGCGAATCCGGACTTTTGAAAGACATCGAGGACGAGGAGGAGGCCGAAAAACATCGGGAATCCTCCCCCGTCCCGGGCCGGCAGAGGCTGATAGTTTCGATCGGAGCCGGCCTGGTTCTGGTGGCCGCGTCCCTTCTGCTCTTTTTCTCCCTAAAATCGAAAAAAGACGCGCCGGCGGATGACCCGGCGATCTTCGCCGCGCCGCCCGCCGCGGCGGAACCCGCCCCGGCCGATTATCCCGCCGCCGGACTCATTGAAGAACCGGACGAGGAAAGCGGACTCGTTTTCGAAGCCTCTTTCCGCCAGGAAACCTGGATCCAGGTCTATGCCGACGGCCTGATCGAGGTCAACGGCATCCGCCTGCCGGGGGCAACCAGCCGGGTTCACGCCGAGAAAGAACTGTTGATCCATCTTGGAAACGCCGGCGGCTTTGACTACACGCTCAACGGCCGCCGGGGTCGGAGCTTCGGCAGATCGGGAGCCGTCGTCAAGAACATTCTCATCACGCCGGAAAACATGAGCGATTTCCTGGCCGATCCCGAACCCGAAAAGAACGGGAAGCCGAGCCTGCGCCCATGA
- a CDS encoding ATP-binding protein — protein MTPAKKKGPRLVGAVIVLLILLFFTIEFFIRESQEFSPTGVTRILLSSLQIIVILLGLILFVILGRYMAKLYLERKRRVLGAHFRTKLVMFFIALSFIPTVLLFIFASDFVSRNIEHWFQTPLDKILDDTRGLAEGFYTSGEEITLHHAQQLARVIRSRKLIQPENRPALRDFIWEKLKEYQLDEISIFLDDEELFSYLNPNLPLRYYRDLKTNIVKRAQLGEDLRSIEPMGSGEMIRRGTAFQIAGIGNVLVATGKYLPENYAQRISNINSYVQRYRLGKTQKNPVKSFYFMTLVFITLLIIFAASWIGFQLAKSITVPIEKLAHATKEVSRGNLDVRIEDPASDEIGFLIESFNQMTSDLRDSQQNIARQTNELESRKQYIETILNKISTGVIALDGGGTITTINPSAREMLGVSDADVIGRGYAEILGPAAFSEIRKNIDWGMKNKRHLPHREITFSSNGRVTHLALSLSPLRQGPNDFSGLIVVLDDLTQLINTQKIAAWKEVAQRVAHEIKNPLTPIQLSAERIINNLNRDETARPDVIAQGARTIIQEARTIKSLVDEFSNFARMPKIQPQPSHLHAILDQTIALFKGIFSEIDFDVHYAADIPSPISVDPEQLKRAVINILDNAIDAMNKKGRISIVTSFDAAENRVNIAISDSGPGIAVDDKFKLFLPHYSTKKRGTGLGLAIVNQIVQEHNGSVDVENIRPHGAKFILRIPA, from the coding sequence ATGACCCCGGCCAAGAAAAAGGGACCCCGTCTTGTCGGCGCCGTCATCGTCCTGCTCATCCTCCTGTTTTTCACGATCGAGTTCTTCATCCGGGAATCCCAGGAGTTTTCCCCGACGGGCGTGACCCGGATCCTGTTGTCCTCCCTCCAGATCATCGTCATCCTTCTCGGATTGATCCTCTTCGTCATTCTCGGCCGCTATATGGCCAAGCTTTACCTCGAACGAAAACGGCGGGTTCTGGGCGCCCATTTCCGGACCAAGCTGGTCATGTTCTTCATCGCCCTGTCCTTCATTCCCACGGTTCTTCTTTTCATCTTCGCCTCGGACTTCGTCAGCCGGAACATCGAACATTGGTTTCAGACGCCTCTCGACAAGATCCTCGACGACACCCGCGGTCTGGCCGAGGGCTTCTACACAAGCGGCGAGGAGATCACCCTCCATCACGCCCAGCAGCTCGCCCGGGTCATCCGCTCCCGCAAACTCATCCAGCCCGAAAACCGGCCCGCCCTGAGGGACTTCATCTGGGAAAAACTCAAGGAATATCAACTGGATGAAATCAGCATTTTTCTCGACGACGAGGAGCTGTTTTCCTACCTCAATCCCAATCTTCCCCTCCGCTATTACCGGGATCTCAAAACGAACATCGTCAAGCGCGCCCAATTGGGCGAAGACCTGAGAAGCATCGAACCCATGGGCTCCGGAGAAATGATCCGCCGGGGAACGGCCTTCCAGATCGCCGGCATCGGAAACGTCCTGGTGGCCACGGGCAAATATCTGCCCGAAAACTATGCCCAGAGAATTTCCAACATCAACTCCTACGTCCAGCGCTACCGGCTGGGCAAAACCCAGAAAAACCCGGTCAAATCCTTCTACTTCATGACCCTGGTGTTCATCACCCTGCTCATCATCTTCGCCGCAAGCTGGATCGGCTTTCAACTGGCCAAGAGCATCACGGTTCCCATCGAGAAACTGGCCCATGCGACCAAGGAGGTGTCGCGGGGCAACCTCGACGTCCGGATCGAGGATCCTGCATCCGACGAGATCGGCTTTCTCATCGAATCGTTCAACCAGATGACATCCGACCTCCGCGACAGCCAGCAGAACATCGCCCGCCAGACAAACGAGCTGGAAAGCCGCAAACAATACATCGAGACCATCCTGAACAAGATCAGCACAGGCGTGATCGCCCTCGACGGCGGCGGAACGATCACCACCATCAATCCCTCGGCGCGGGAGATGCTGGGCGTATCCGACGCCGACGTCATCGGCCGAGGCTACGCCGAGATTCTGGGCCCGGCGGCTTTCTCCGAGATCCGGAAAAACATCGATTGGGGGATGAAAAACAAGCGCCATTTGCCGCATCGGGAAATCACATTCTCCTCCAACGGGCGGGTGACGCATCTGGCCCTGTCGCTGTCCCCGCTCCGGCAGGGCCCCAACGATTTCTCAGGATTGATCGTCGTTCTCGACGACCTGACCCAGCTCATCAACACTCAAAAAATCGCCGCCTGGAAGGAAGTCGCCCAGCGCGTCGCCCACGAAATCAAGAACCCCCTGACCCCGATCCAGCTTTCGGCCGAACGCATCATCAACAATCTGAACCGCGACGAAACCGCCCGCCCCGACGTCATCGCTCAGGGCGCCCGGACCATCATCCAGGAGGCCCGAACCATCAAGTCCCTGGTCGACGAATTTTCGAACTTCGCCCGCATGCCCAAGATCCAGCCCCAACCGTCTCATCTCCATGCCATTCTGGATCAGACGATCGCCCTGTTCAAGGGCATCTTCTCCGAAATCGACTTCGACGTTCACTACGCCGCCGATATTCCTTCTCCGATCTCCGTGGACCCGGAACAGCTCAAACGGGCCGTCATCAATATCCTCGACAACGCCATCGACGCCATGAATAAGAAGGGAAGGATTTCCATCGTGACCTCGTTCGACGCCGCGGAAAACCGGGTCAACATCGCGATCAGCGATTCCGGTCCGGGCATCGCCGTCGACGACAAGTTCAAACTCTTCCTTCCCCATTACTCGACAAAGAAACGGGGCACGGGACTCGGCCTGGCCATCGTCAACCAGATCGTCCAGGAGCACAACGGTTCCGTCGATGTCGAAAACATCCGGCCGCACGGCGCCAAATTCATTCTGCGGATCCCGGCATGA
- a CDS encoding sigma-54 dependent transcriptional regulator: MKESDMSQEKILVIDDESSIRSSLQGILEDEGYLVKTAESGEDGLEMLRSESFDAVLLDVWLPSLGGIEVLQKILTSEEAPQVIMISGHGTIETAVKAAKLGAYDFLEKPLSLQKVVITVQNALRRRKLEEENLRLREKVRGRFPLIGRSPGIQKLRQDIERAAPSNGRVLITGENGTGKERIVYLIHQQSRRRDKKLVEINCAAIPDDLIDNELFGCFQDNGGPRAKDKKGKFLIADRGTLFLDEIGDMSLKTQSRLVQAIEDGKIEPSGAPEPITVDVRIIAASSRNLREAIAKGRFREDLFFKLNVIPLNIPPLRNRVEDIPLLIEYFLDYFSAEYGKRPKTMSPEAERAFLNYSWPGNVSELMNVIERFVIMVPDDVIQAGHLALLVETRETEAGPELAGNRSLAAATEQFERTTIRNHLLRNGWDVSRTAHALKIEEGTLRKKIADYGITLSD; encoded by the coding sequence ATGAAAGAATCCGATATGAGCCAGGAAAAAATCCTTGTCATCGACGACGAATCCAGCATCCGGTCTTCCCTCCAGGGCATTCTGGAAGACGAGGGGTATCTCGTCAAAACCGCGGAGAGCGGCGAAGACGGGTTGGAGATGCTTCGGAGTGAATCCTTCGACGCCGTCCTCCTCGACGTCTGGCTGCCCTCTCTCGGCGGCATCGAAGTCCTCCAGAAGATCCTGACGTCCGAGGAGGCTCCCCAGGTCATCATGATTTCCGGCCACGGCACCATCGAAACCGCGGTCAAGGCCGCCAAACTCGGCGCTTACGATTTCCTGGAAAAACCCCTGTCCCTCCAGAAGGTCGTCATCACCGTTCAAAACGCCCTCCGGCGCCGGAAACTCGAGGAGGAAAACCTCCGGCTTCGGGAAAAGGTCCGGGGACGCTTCCCGCTCATCGGCCGCAGCCCGGGCATCCAGAAGCTGCGCCAGGATATCGAGCGCGCCGCGCCGTCCAACGGCCGCGTCCTGATCACCGGAGAAAACGGAACCGGAAAGGAACGCATCGTCTACCTCATCCACCAGCAAAGCCGCCGCCGGGACAAGAAGCTCGTCGAGATCAACTGCGCCGCCATCCCCGACGACCTGATCGACAACGAGCTTTTCGGCTGTTTTCAGGACAACGGCGGGCCTCGAGCCAAAGACAAGAAAGGCAAGTTCCTGATCGCCGATCGGGGAACGCTGTTTCTGGACGAAATCGGAGACATGAGTCTCAAGACCCAGTCCCGCCTTGTGCAGGCCATTGAGGACGGAAAAATCGAACCGTCCGGAGCTCCGGAACCCATCACGGTCGATGTCCGCATCATCGCGGCCTCCAGCCGCAATCTCCGGGAGGCCATCGCCAAGGGACGGTTCCGCGAAGACCTCTTTTTCAAACTCAACGTCATTCCCCTGAACATTCCTCCGCTCCGGAATCGGGTCGAGGACATTCCGCTCCTCATCGAATATTTCCTGGATTATTTTTCCGCGGAATACGGCAAGCGGCCCAAAACCATGAGCCCCGAAGCCGAACGCGCGTTTCTGAACTATTCCTGGCCGGGCAACGTCAGCGAACTCATGAATGTCATCGAACGCTTCGTCATCATGGTCCCCGACGACGTCATCCAGGCCGGGCACCTCGCCCTCCTGGTCGAAACCCGGGAAACCGAGGCCGGGCCGGAGCTTGCCGGAAACCGCTCTCTGGCCGCGGCAACGGAGCAATTCGAGCGGACCACCATCCGGAATCACCTGCTGCGGAACGGCTGGGACGTGTCCCGCACGGCGCATGCCCTGAAAATCGAGGAGGGAACCCTCCGGAAAAAGATCGCCGATTACGGAATCACCCTCAGCGACTGA